A window of Fusarium fujikuroi IMI 58289 draft genome, chromosome FFUJ_chr10 genomic DNA:
GATCGAAGTTGGGCTCTATGAATGAGGAGGACTCCTTCAAACTTTTGGATGCATATGTGGATGCGGGAGGAAACTTCATTGACACCGCCAACAACTATCAAAACGAAGAGTCAGAGATATATATCGGCAAATGGATCGCTGCGCGAGGCAACCGGGACCTCTTGTTTCTTGCCACTAAATTCACCAATTGCTACCGTACACACGACCTCGGACAGGGAAAGACTGTCAACTACGGCGGCAATCATAAGAAATCTTTAAAGTTGTCTGTTGCCGACTCGCTTCGCAAGCTACAGACAGATTATATTGATCTTCTTTATGTGCATTGGTGGGACTGGACTACGTCTATCGAGGAACTGATGGATTCTCTCCATATCCTCGTAGAACAGGGGAAAGTGCTCTACCTCGGCATCTCAGATACGCCAGCTTGGGTCGTCTCTGCTGCGAATACCTACGCAAAAATTCATGGCAAAACCCCCTTCTCTGTTTATCAGGGCCGCTGGAATCTCATGGTGCGCGATCTAGAACGGGATATCATTCCCATGGCCCGTCACTTCGGCATGGCTATTTGTCCCTTTGACGTTCTCGGCGGTGGTCAACTGCAGACTGCCAAGCAGCTTGAGGCACGTAAACAAGCTGGCGATAAGGGCCGCGGCAACAGCCAGAGTGAAGAGGCTCGCAAGGTCAGCGAAGCCCTGGAAAAGGTAGCCGCTGAGCACGACACAGACAGTATTCAAAAGATTGCGCTAGCATACGTCATGCAAAAAGCCAGGAACGTGTTTCCCATTGTTGGCGGACGCAAGATCGAGCATTTGCACGATAACATCAAGGCTTTGAGTATTCACTTGAAGGATGAGCAGATCAGCTATATTGAGAGCATCAAAGAGTTTGACGCCGGCTTCCCTTCCAATTTCATTGGCGATGATCCCAAGGAGACAGGTGGGCAGAAACACATGATGGAAGTTTTAACTGGTGCCAAAATCGCATGGCAGAGACATCATTGAGCAACTGTATAGTCTGCAGATAAATTCAACTATAGAGCTTTCTTCAAATACTTGACTAGTTGGCAAACGCAAGAGTcacttatataaaagtcgCCATGCTACTCTACAGTAACCCCCTCATGCGCGTAACTAGATCTTCTCTTACAAGTTAATTACTAAGATCTCTCtactgatttaagctctcagccataagACTAAAATGTTGCTCACAGTATACGAGCATCGTATTCACCCGTACAGCCAGCATTGAACACcaatgccaagaaggagaagcataTCCAGAAGTGCAAGTAATGATGCAAACTAATAGTATTTCCTCATTGCGGGGAAGACAGGGATATTACCAAACGGCTTATTGAGGGCTGTGTAAGGCCAGAAGTCGGCAGTTGGCTTGGAGTAAGAAGCCTGGCCCCCCGGGCAAACTCATTACTTCAATAATAAGTACGAACTGCTGCTCTATTTCTTTGCTTCCAACATGACTGAGGGCCTACACGGATTACTAAGCTATCCATAAAATCCTCGGCCTCCACGTTGATTCATAGGCTGTACGACAATGAATATTTCCCTCACACGGCATATGCGTTCCCCTTATGGTATGGTGCTTCCAAGCTTGAAAAAATATGTAATATCAGATATCTGCATAGAAAGAAACCATAAGCCCGTTGTTGTCCATCAGAAGCACAAAAGGATGCCGGACACTAGCTCAGGCTTGCTCCTGAATCTCGAACCTTTAGTGAAATGTCATGCGAGGAAGGTTTGAAAAGTGGTTTAgatgtcgatcttgagcaAGTGGCTGCTTATTTGCATACAGGGTTTGAAAGAATATGTAATAGGATCTTGGGGTCTGACATTCTATTATATACGAAACGGCCTATGGAAGGTTGCCTTTGAACATATTGGGATATAAATTCACTGGTGGCATCTCTTCTCGTAGTATGCTTCGATTGTGTCTTACTACAGTCCATTCAACTTTTACCACACTTCTCAAAACTGAACGCTGATTCTTCTCACCACTGCAGAATGTCCTCAACTGCCAGTCAAATTGATCTATCATATCCCCCCGCCTCACCAAGTCAGCACATGACTACACCTTCACGCCGCCAGTCATGTGATAGATGTCATAGCCAAAAGCTAAGATGCAATCCTcctggaggaagaagaacgGGAGCTTGCAGTCGTTGCTTTCGACATGACACTCAGTGCGTATACAGTCTCAGCCGTCCCAAGGGCCGTCCGAGTTTGCACCACTACGAGGGCAAGACGGTGCTTTTGCCTCCCACAAGCCGCATGGAAGCTGTTGTGCAACCGCTTACGCCTGAGGAGCATGACTGTGCGAGTATCCAGGAACCTGGACTTACGTATAGTCTTCAACTGTCAACCCTACCTCATGCTCCTGAAACCATTACTCCATGCCAACCTGATTCGGAGCCGATCTTAGCCCCGGGACCGTGTTTTGAGTTGATGCCCGAAGCATGGCCTGATTATGCACTGCAGCCGGAAGTTTACTCGTGGGACACTATGCATGCGAGATACCAAGTCACAAACTCATCAATATCAATGTTCAACACCTCAATGAACATGCAACATGAGTTCCATGATGCTATGGGAGATTTATGTGTCCCTGAACTTCAAGTTGGATGGCACTTGGAAACGAGGGGAAATCTGTCGCAAGTGGGACAACTACCACTTTGCAGTTTCAAGAACGCCATGGAAATCCTTGGTCAACTCACACCTAGAGTCCAAGCCCTCGACAATAAGAGCCAAGAAGTCTTCAAGAACTGGGGGCCGTCTCACAAGCAAGGAGATTTTGACCAACGTTTGCCCATGCTGTTGCTCAATGATGCTGtcctcaagcttgtcatGGCATGGCTTAATAAACCTTCTGAAGACATGAACGATGAACGCAGCATTCTCAATTCTCTTTCGAGTGCTACGAATGAGTTACGCAACGACCAGGTTGTCGTTGAGTTGCTATCGTGCTCAGCCAAACTCACAAAGGCGACTCAGTCACTCCACGAGGAACTCGGAGTCCGAACCAATAAGGCTGTTTGCGACAACATTGTGGCGCAACATCTAGTGGTTGTTTGCCACATGCAGCTACTCAGCAGCTTTGTAGCTGTACTGGGTGCCTTGCAGGAAGGCGCTGAGGTCATCCAAGGAAACACGACGCCAGGACTTGCGGATCTCCGGCTGGCAATGGTGGTACAGCTCAGTTCTTACTTATTTGTGCGACAATGCCGCGTGGTCGACGGTTATCTGGAAGTGGAATCGGGACCGAAGTCAAGTGCAGGGTATCCGAACCAAAGGACTGAAGATGGGAGGGTGATACAAGAGTTGATGGCTGGAGTTCACAGCCGCCTTGCATGGTTTCAGAGCTTTTGGTATGGTCCTACGTAGATCGGTGAACGATCGAACGTCTGTACGGTGTAGAGGGGATATTGTATCCATTTGACGCTGATTATGGATTGCTTGAGTCTTTTGATGCCAGCAAGTTTATTCAGGCTTTTTCGTCCACGTCGCTAGCGGTTAACGAAGCCCTATAGCTTAAGGTGTACATAGGAATAACTAATCGCAGGTTAAGCAAGTAGAAGATGGGTCCTGAAACAGGACTATTATCTCCTAATTGCCCCTGGGCTCCGAATAgtaaaaaagttatttaattacttaataagacCGAACAAGAAATATGAATTCACCCTTAGTCATACCCTAAGCCTGACTTCCCATAGGTCGGATGCCCTCTCCCTTTGCTCTCCATAACAGCAAGTCCTTCGCCCCTCTTTGGCTCAACCAAGCTCATGCCCAAAAGCTTCTCATAAAACGGCACAGACCTCTCCCAATCTCCCGTAAGCAGCATTGCCCTTCGCAAGTCCGGCATCTCATCCAGCACTTCTCGCATACAACGAACAAGCCAGCTCCCCAAGCCTTTGCCTTGATATGTCGGATCAACCCAAACGTCTGTGAGATATGCAAAGGTGACGAAGTCGGTCACGAGCCGAGCGATTCCAATCAGTTTGCCTGATGATTCGCGGTCGGAGGACTGAGCCGAGTCATATACGCCGAATGAAAGGGAGTTGTGAAGTGCTTCTTTGAAAGCTTCAGGTGATAGAGCGCTGGCCCAGTAGAACTCGCTTGAATTAAAGATGCCCGCAAGTTGAGATATGGGAAATAGGCTGGGGTCTGTTGAGACGGTGAATTGATCTTTTTGCCAGGATTTTGACTGGAACTTTGCTCTAAGCGTGGTCATAATGGGCTGAAGATGTGTTGAATGTCTTGTCAATGGAAAGATAGATACTAAGAGAAAATGAATGTTGGATGAGCATTTATGCTTATAAATACGCTATCCGAACAAAGTGACTCATTGGTTTGTGACGCGCCCTTCAATCTACGAGACGAGCGAagtggatgttgaggaggttggTCTCGGCGTTTCACCAATGATAAACTGTCCTTGCTATCACGACTTCGCAGCCACCAATACCAATCAATGAATTTAAATGACTCAGACTATGAACGCAGTATTCAATTGCAGTTTTTATTTTCACAATATTATTATACATAGATCACGGTCAACATCGTCCTCCCTCCTCAACTGATGATTTTCAATTACCGGAGCGATCCCCCGAGCTCGGAACCAAGCTTACCCTAGGGCCACTCTTCGGATCGGATCCCAGCCGAGTTAGAACGTAAACAAGGCCTGCGCCTCGGCCATGAACCCCGATAAAGTCGGGTTATCAGGCTCTGTCTTGGTGACAGACCCTTGCCAGCCTTGCTTATAGACTCGCGTTTGCAGAAACTCAAGTTGCATACCACCAGAAGCGCGAGACTGCAAAATCTCCAATAACCCTCTGACCTTGTTGTCGCCTTGGATAAAATTTCTCAGGGCGTCAGCATTAAGATAGCGATACGCCGCGCAGTATGATCGGCAGTCTGAGCCCCATCCTCCAATTGAGTAGCTGGCTACGACAGCACCTGGGCTTAACATGATGGCGCGGTCTAGCTGTTGGAGTATGGCGTCCAATTGCTGAATTTCGCTGGAAGTGAGCGCATTTGCGAATCGGAAATTGAGAAGAGCTGTGACTGTGTCGTAGGTGCTGGATAAAGCCGTTTGCCTAGCGACATCGCTAGAGGTGAACTTGTAGGTATCTTTACTGGCTGGCGCTACTGTGACGGATTTCCAGGTGCTGGCAAGCTCTGTTGCTTGTTGGCTGGCCTCAAATTGAGCCCGACCAGCTAAACTCTTCCAATCTTGAAGATTCTCGTTAGCACGGTTTCTTATCGAGCTGCTTCACGGTACTTACCGACAAACAGCTTAGCTTTGTTCGGAGCGTCATGCACAATCCCCCACCAGACAATGCCCGTTTCTGGATGGTCGAGATACGTCTttaggccctgatccaatcgatacgaacgggcaccttcgatacgGTCCGGGTGACTTCGCCACTTGCACAAAAGAGCTGTTGTACCGGGTTATGCGTGACCCGCTGTACTAGCCCTAGTCGGTCTTGGGGGCTTGATCGATGAGGAAGGCGGTCAACAGGGGAGGGGCTAGGCGGTGTGACTGTCAGGAATCGTTTGAAGTTAGCAATACCGTTGTAGTCTCATACAATCAAGAACTTACGAAGATGCCTGCCTCGTCACAGCAACCTATGGCCCCGCCGGCCCGGtccgaagaagagatctcaaCCGCAAGCGAAAGtgaggccgaagaagagatcgaggtgcCGTCAAGTCAGCCTGCACCAAGTCAGTCTCTTCCCGCTCGACGTCCAACAGCACGACAGAATGCGTCCAAGAGAGCGACGCGAAGAGCTCCTCGGAGTGACATACAGAATCCCGGCTCGAAGGCACGGTGGACCAGGGACCAGATGGAGTATCTCCTCGAGAGCTACGGCGCGAAGAGGGTAGCTGGGGAGCTAGAGAACGAGAAGacccagctgctgaagactaTCCACGCCAAGATTGGCtgtgagcttgctgagcgaTATCCCCCGAACGTTTTTGACCAGACGAAGGTCGGTCGTAAGCTCGGTGAACTGCTGAGAAATTGGAAGGCATTCCTTGCGATAATGAGGGAGACGAGCGGTGCAGGCTACGACCACGAGCTGGGCATCGTCACCACAACCGACGATAACTGGGATCGGTGGGTGAAGAAGCATGGAATCGGGGCTGCCGCTATCAAGCGGAACGGGCTCCAGAAGATGGATCTGTATCAGCGGGCGTTCGATGGCGTACAGGAAGTCGGACTTACGGCTCTCGAGGTCACTGACACTTCAGGCTTGTTATCCCTCCGTAACGACATGGAAGAGTCTCAAATAGACTCTCAAATAGACGAAGACCTAGTGTTCCACAGTCAGCCATCTGCTCACGAAGCTGCACAGCGGCACTTACCCAGTCGGCCGTCGCCTTCGCCCTTCCGTGAAGTCACAGCAACTCCTGCTCCGTCGTCATCTCAGACTTCTCAGTTGACTTCCTCACCGTCAGGTCGTCCCTCGCACCCGACAACTAGCAGCTCTGGAGACTCTCAGTCGCCGCAGCGTGTACGAAGACCTCACCGGCATGTAGATCCACAGGCAGGGTCGATCGAGAAGGCAGTCTCCAAGCTGGTGACAAGTCGGGAGAAAAGTCGGAGACCTATCGGTGCAGATGACACACAATCAGCAGTGCAGGATGTACAGCAGAGGTTTCTGGAGAGAGCAGATGAGGGAGGAAATAGAGACCTTCTTTGACTGGCTGCTTGGGGACAGCATGCgtgcagtcttttataatagtctgaacgagaggatgaaggagagactTTTTTGTTCGAAGTCTGGATGTATAGTGCTTAGGAGTCCGCAGATTGATCTGGAAATGACACAGGATAGTGAGTTTGACTCGTAGAATAAGATGCGCGAGTTTGTTTTCCCATGAGGGCTTTTGTTCTGTTGGAAATGCAGTATCTTGATCCtgttgtgaggttgaagatgtgaagctTTTGGTGTAGCTGATGAAATTGGTGGAGGGGTTAGAAATCCCCTGCGGCCGGGTTATGCAGCTTTGAGTGACTGACCCACTGACCCGTAAGACTAGTCAAAAGCTGCATTTTTTCATCATATGCCACAAAAATGTGTAAATAGCTTCAATTTTTTTGAAATTTTGAAAATAAGTcaattatacctaaattgAGATATGTAAAAAATTTGGAATTTTTCTGACTTCTGTAGATAATTcaatttaatttagaagtaaaTCCCCAATTTAGCTAATTCCTCCACTAATGTGACTACTTTAGCGGCCGCCTGCTAGCGTGGCTACCCCTCCACAGCCGTGCCTCTGAATTGAGGTTATCATCAAACTGACCGGATATTGACCAAAAAGAGGTCTATTAGGAATTAAGCCGGGGGATTAGTCAATTATCAGGCGCTTCTGAcgatttatatatttttggATAGCCCTGAAGCTGGAGATAACGCTCCAGAAATTTGAAGTAAAACTGAAGTCAATTGGAgactcaacaccatggtGATAAAATCCCTCCCCAAAGGGGCTCATTTTGAGAGgttcaacctcaaccgacCTGTTGTGCAGGCTAGGAAAAACGTGATTTGGGGGTCAAAAGGCGGGGTTTTTCATGATTatcacagcttcttcctaGCAGCTTCATTTTTCACCCACTAAcctccctcaacatcacctttcGAGCCGGAAATGCCTCGCTGCCTTccattcctcatcaccaagatgcttCTCGTGCTTCCTTTGGAGAATAgcattattatattgcctCATTTCTTCAATATACGCCAAATGCTCTTCCCACTGATCTATCgcgatctcatctctcaaaacCTCAGGGTCGCTGGGGAGATTATCTCGTGCCCAAGCAGTCATCGACTGTAGGTATTCCTCTTGTGCCTTATTCAACGCCGGCTTTTCTTCTAACGACTTCAGGAAATTCCACAGGCCTGTACAGGCATATACAATCAGGATCtgtttatatatatcatatTCAGGCGGCGAAGAACGCATTATTCGAAATTTCCTCTTGACCCGACCGAAGGTCAGCTCGACGATGATTCGCAGTCGTGAGTGGCGCAGGTTGTACAGTTCTTCCTTATTTTGAGGTCCTTCCAGCGACACCTTCCAGTCGTTAAGATGATATCTGATGCCAATATAGGGGACTAGAAGTCCTGTACAGGCACCGAAGCCGGCATCCCCAACATAGAATCTATCGGCATACAATTTCAGGCTCTTCGACCGAGCATGCCGCAACAGGGAGGCGTCGTTGACTGATCCCTCGCAGCCGGCAAGGACGTACGAGAAAGTCCCGTCAAGGCGGACGGCACAGAGGACATTCTGAGTTATCAGGGACTTTCTGTTGTACCACTTCctttgaccttcttcagggACCCAAGCCGCTATGTGAGTACCATCTACAGCACCGATACAACCGAAGAAATACTGACATTTGGGCTTGGTTATAGGCTCGTGGCACACCTCTGTTGGCTCCGGTTGGACAACAAATGTCCTGTGGATGTCGGCA
This region includes:
- a CDS encoding AAD14-Putative aryl-alcohol dehydrogenase; translation: MDMSLPPEPKTELGRYRILSSTAGVRVSPLVFGAMSIGQAWGSKLGSMNEEDSFKLLDAYVDAGGNFIDTANNYQNEESEIYIGKWIAARGNRDLLFLATKFTNCYRTHDLGQGKTVNYGGNHKKSLKLSVADSLRKLQTDYIDLLYVHWWDWTTSIEELMDSLHILVEQGKVLYLGISDTPAWVVSAANTYAKIHGKTPFSVYQGRWNLMVRDLERDIIPMARHFGMAICPFDVLGGGQLQTAKQLEARKQAGDKGRGNSQSEEARKVSEALEKVAAEHDTDSIQKIALAYVMQKARNVFPIVGGRKIEHLHDNIKALSIHLKDEQISYIESIKEFDAGFPSNFIGDDPKETGGQKHMMEVLTGAKIAWQRHH
- a CDS encoding related to GNAT family N-acetyltransferase, translating into MTTLRAKFHLFPISQLAGIFNSSEFYWASALSPEAFKEALHNSLSFGVYDSAQSSDRESSGKLIGIARLVTDFVTFAYLTDVWVDPTYQGKGLGSWLVRCMREVLDEMPDLRRAMLLTGDWERSVPFYEKLLGMSLVEPKRGEGLAVMESKGRGHPTYGKSGLGYD